Proteins co-encoded in one Arthrobacter globiformis genomic window:
- a CDS encoding NAD(P)-dependent alcohol dehydrogenase, with protein MTPGRPVPPPLNLRIPLEETAVGPLEGRLAAARGASSATSGLVGLTVARRAPKADDVEIAIEFCGLCHSDVHATRGEWGTQNYPLVPGHEIVGRVSRVGSDVKDFQPGDRVGIGCMVDSCRECESCLEGLEQYCERGMTGTYGAKDARNGDAVTQGGYASSVVVDRRYVLRVPESLDPAAAAPLLCAGITTFSPLRRFGVREGHVVGVVGLGGLGHMAVKLAKAMGAEVKVFTTSESKVSAALELGADEVVLSRDEEAMAAENRSIDVIIDTVAAPHDLNPFFRTLRRDGALFQLGLPSEAMPPVNPGALIRRRISYTGSLIGGIAETQEMLDFCAEHGVVSDIELVGAGQLNDAYDRMVAGDVKYRFVLDTSTLQEPSERADA; from the coding sequence ATGACTCCTGGACGCCCCGTACCCCCGCCGCTGAACCTGCGGATCCCGCTTGAAGAGACCGCCGTCGGACCCCTCGAAGGACGCCTTGCCGCCGCCCGCGGCGCGTCATCCGCCACGAGCGGCCTGGTTGGCCTGACCGTTGCCCGCCGGGCACCCAAAGCCGACGACGTCGAAATTGCGATCGAATTCTGCGGCCTTTGCCATTCGGACGTTCACGCCACCCGGGGGGAGTGGGGCACCCAGAACTACCCGCTCGTACCGGGCCACGAGATCGTGGGCAGGGTCAGCCGCGTCGGTTCGGACGTGAAGGACTTTCAGCCGGGAGACCGCGTGGGCATCGGCTGCATGGTGGACTCCTGCCGCGAATGCGAGAGTTGCCTTGAAGGGCTGGAACAGTACTGTGAACGCGGCATGACCGGGACGTACGGTGCCAAGGACGCCCGGAACGGGGACGCCGTCACCCAGGGCGGTTACGCATCATCCGTGGTGGTGGACCGGCGGTATGTCCTGCGGGTGCCGGAAAGCCTGGATCCTGCGGCGGCTGCCCCGCTGCTCTGCGCGGGCATCACCACCTTCTCGCCGCTGCGCCGCTTCGGAGTCCGGGAAGGCCACGTGGTCGGCGTCGTGGGCCTAGGCGGCCTGGGCCACATGGCCGTCAAATTGGCCAAAGCGATGGGCGCCGAGGTCAAGGTGTTCACAACTTCGGAATCCAAAGTATCGGCGGCACTGGAACTGGGCGCTGACGAAGTAGTACTTTCCCGGGACGAGGAAGCGATGGCCGCTGAGAACCGGAGCATCGACGTCATTATCGATACGGTGGCAGCACCGCACGACCTTAACCCGTTTTTCCGGACCCTGCGCCGGGACGGGGCCCTGTTCCAGCTGGGGCTGCCCTCCGAAGCCATGCCGCCGGTCAATCCCGGGGCACTGATCAGAAGGCGGATTTCCTATACGGGTTCCCTGATCGGAGGTATCGCAGAGACGCAGGAGATGCTCGACTTCTGCGCCGAGCACGGGGTCGTCTCGGACATCGAACTGGTTGGTGCCGGGCAACTTAACGACGCCTATGACCGGATGGTCGCAGGTGATGTGAAGTACCGTTTTGTCCTGGATACATCCACACTGCAGGAACCGTCGGAAAGGGCTGACGCATGA